The following are encoded in a window of Manihot esculenta cultivar AM560-2 chromosome 8, M.esculenta_v8, whole genome shotgun sequence genomic DNA:
- the LOC110620657 gene encoding cullin-1 isoform X1 produces MINQSFFKSILKAETLSRRPSQFMWLPDTSEEVKNMVEAESRAQDNIRKMILEEAIRKAKKIMEGHPEKMFTIEEYQRFHQCAYELSAFPGSDDNSIWIYRRFKTTLEESVLSIVLPSLKDKSDAALLRELILMWSNYSLMARWLCRFFEYLDRYFIPESMELCSLRDISVNCFKDLVFRELYSKFRAAAISLINQERMGLHIDRDLLKNVLLFFMEINKHKGVSYYEDFERTMLEETATYYSQLAQQMLVCDSSEDYMQKVDQCFNEEKARASYYLPCNSQLKLIEVVRCQLLSQPVDKLIENRTAENSGLVTDYQEMLSKYAGMTL; encoded by the exons ATGATAAATCAAAGCTTCTTTAAGTCTATTCTGAAAGCTGAAACGCTCTCTCGTCGTCCTTCTCAATTCATGTGGCTGCCAG ATACATCTGAAGAAGTGAAAAATATGGTGGAAGCAGAAAGCAGGGCACAAGATAATATTCGGAAGATGATACTTGAAGAAGCAATAAGGAAGGCAAAGAAGATCATGGAAGGACATCCAGAAAAGATGTTTACTATAGAAGAATATCAGAGGTTTCATCA ATGTGCCTATGAACTGAGTGCTTTTCCTGGATCTGATGACAATTCAATATGGATATATAGAAGATTTAAGACGACCTTGGAGGAAAGTGTTCTGTCAATA GTATTGCCATCTCTAAAGGATAAATCTGATGCGGCATTGTTAAGGGAACTTATCCTAATGTGGTCAAATTACAGTTTGATGGCAAGGTGGCTTTGCCGATTTTTTGAGTATCTTGATCGCTACTTTATCCCTGAATCTATGGAACTTTGCTCACTTAGAGACATCTCAGTTAACTGCTTCAAAGATTTG GTTTTCAGGGAGTTATATTCTAAATTCCGGGCAGCTGCAATATCACTG ATCAATCAGGAGCGCATGGGATTGCACATTGATCGTGACTTACTGAAGAATGTCCTACTTTTCTTTATGGAAAtcaataagcataaaggagTAAGCTATTATGAAGATTTTGAGAGGACAATGCTTGAAGAAACTGCTACTTACTACTCTCAGTTGGCTCAGCAGATGCTTGTGTGCGATTCATCTGAAGATTACATGCAAAAG GTTGACCAATGCTTCAATGAAGAGAAAGCAAGAGCTAGTTACTACTTGCCCTGCAACTCACAACTCAAGTTAATAGAG GTTGTCAGATGTCAATTGCTAAGTCAACCAGTGGACAAATTGATTGAAAATCGAACAGCTGAGAACAGTGGTCTGGTAACGGATTATCAG GAAATGTTGTCAAAATATGCTGGCATGACTCTTTAA
- the LOC110620657 gene encoding cullin-1 isoform X2 → MVEAESRAQDNIRKMILEEAIRKAKKIMEGHPEKMFTIEEYQRFHQCAYELSAFPGSDDNSIWIYRRFKTTLEESVLSIVLPSLKDKSDAALLRELILMWSNYSLMARWLCRFFEYLDRYFIPESMELCSLRDISVNCFKDLVFRELYSKFRAAAISLINQERMGLHIDRDLLKNVLLFFMEINKHKGVSYYEDFERTMLEETATYYSQLAQQMLVCDSSEDYMQKVDQCFNEEKARASYYLPCNSQLKLIEVVRCQLLSQPVDKLIENRTAENSGLVTDYQEMLSKYAGMTL, encoded by the exons ATGGTGGAAGCAGAAAGCAGGGCACAAGATAATATTCGGAAGATGATACTTGAAGAAGCAATAAGGAAGGCAAAGAAGATCATGGAAGGACATCCAGAAAAGATGTTTACTATAGAAGAATATCAGAGGTTTCATCA ATGTGCCTATGAACTGAGTGCTTTTCCTGGATCTGATGACAATTCAATATGGATATATAGAAGATTTAAGACGACCTTGGAGGAAAGTGTTCTGTCAATA GTATTGCCATCTCTAAAGGATAAATCTGATGCGGCATTGTTAAGGGAACTTATCCTAATGTGGTCAAATTACAGTTTGATGGCAAGGTGGCTTTGCCGATTTTTTGAGTATCTTGATCGCTACTTTATCCCTGAATCTATGGAACTTTGCTCACTTAGAGACATCTCAGTTAACTGCTTCAAAGATTTG GTTTTCAGGGAGTTATATTCTAAATTCCGGGCAGCTGCAATATCACTG ATCAATCAGGAGCGCATGGGATTGCACATTGATCGTGACTTACTGAAGAATGTCCTACTTTTCTTTATGGAAAtcaataagcataaaggagTAAGCTATTATGAAGATTTTGAGAGGACAATGCTTGAAGAAACTGCTACTTACTACTCTCAGTTGGCTCAGCAGATGCTTGTGTGCGATTCATCTGAAGATTACATGCAAAAG GTTGACCAATGCTTCAATGAAGAGAAAGCAAGAGCTAGTTACTACTTGCCCTGCAACTCACAACTCAAGTTAATAGAG GTTGTCAGATGTCAATTGCTAAGTCAACCAGTGGACAAATTGATTGAAAATCGAACAGCTGAGAACAGTGGTCTGGTAACGGATTATCAG GAAATGTTGTCAAAATATGCTGGCATGACTCTTTAA